From the Kribbella sp. CA-293567 genome, the window ACCTTCTTCGTGGTCGGCGTCCAGGTCGCCGAGCACCAGCGGCTGACCCGGCGAATCGATGCCGAAGGCCACCAACTCGGCCTGCACACCTTCACCCACGCGGATCTGGCGGCGCTGCCGAACTGGCGCCGCTCGTTCGAGCTGCGGCAGAGCCAGCTGATCCTGGCCGGCGCCGCCGGAGTGAGTACGCCGCTGCTGCGGCCGCCGTACTCGTCCAGGGCGGAGGCTGTCGCCGACGAGGACTGGGCGGGAATGCGGTACGCGCGAGAACTCGGCTATCTCACCGTGCTGACCACTCAGGACAGTGAGGACTGGCGCCGGCTGGGAGTCGAGCGGATCCTCAGCAGTTCCCGCCCGGTCGGTGACGCCGGGCAGATCCTGCTCGTCCACGACGCCGGCGGGGACCGGAGCCAGACGGTCGCGGCGCTCGCCGTACTGATCCCCGAGCTGAAGGCGCGTGGTTTCCGGTTCGAGACGGTCAGCGAGACGGTCGGAATTCCCCAGCCCGTCCGGGCCGCCACGCTCGGCGAGCGACTTCGGGGGCTGGGGATGATCGCCGCGATCCAGCTCAGCGGCATCGTCCTGCTGGTGCTGACCTGGCTGCTCTACCTGGCCGGCGGCCTGAGCCTGCTGCGCGCTGCGGCGACCGTACTGGCGGCACGCAGGCACTCGCGCACCCGGGCGGCGGCCTGGCCGGAGCCGGTCACGGAACCGGTCACCGTCGTGGTGCCCGCCTTCAACGAGAGCGCGGGGATCGAAGCGGCGGTCCGCTCGCTGGTGGCCTCCGATCATCCGCTCGAGGTGATCGTCGTCGACGACGGATCGACCGATGGCACGGCCGACCTGGTCGAGGCGCTGCGGCTGCCCGGCGTACGGGTGATCAGGCAGCTCAACGCGGGCAAGCCGGCCGCGCTGACCAGGGGGATCGAGGAGGCGGCGTACGAGCTGGTGGTGATGGTGGACGGTGACACGGTCTTCGAGCCGGATGCCGTCCGGCTGCTCGTCCAGCCGTTCGCCGATCCGGGGATCGGGGCGGTGTCCGGCAACGCGAAGGTGGGCAACCGCAACGGAGTACTGGGGCGGTGGCAGCACATCGAGTACGTCGTCGGGTTCAATCTGGATCGCCGGCTGTTCGACCTCGGCCGGTGCATGCCGACCGTGCCCGGCGCGATCGGGGCCTTCCGCCGGACCGCGTTGCTGCGGGCCGGTGGGGTCAGCGACGACACGCTGGCCGAGGACACCGATCTGACGATGACACTGTGCCGGGACGGCTGGCGGATCGTCTACGAAGAACGCGCGAAGGCCTGGACCGAGGCGCCGAGCTCGCTGGGGTCCCTTTGGCGACAGCGTTATCGATGGTGCTACGGCACTCTGCAGGCGATGTGGAAACACCGCGGCGCACTCACTCAGCGGGGCGAGGCCGGACGGTTCGGACGGCGCTGCCTGAGCTTCCTGCTGGCGTTCCAGGTGCTGCTGCCGCTGCTCGCGCCGGTCGTCGACGTGTTCGCGCTGTACGGCTTGATCTTCCTCGACCCGCTGCACGTCGCCACGCTCTGGCTGGCCTTCGTTTCCGTGCAGGCCTTGACCAGTCTCTACGCGTTCCGGCTCGACGGCGAGTCGATCGGGCCGCTGTGGAGTCTGCCCCTGCAGCAGTTCGTCTACCGGCAGCTGATGTACCTCGTGGTGATCCAGTCGGTCGTCACCGCGCTGGCGGGTTCACGGCTGCGCTGGCAGCGGATGGAGCGGTACGGCAGCCTGCAGGTGCCCGCGGGTCGCTCACGCTGAAGCGGGTCAGTACGGGTCGACCTTGGTGGACGAAGCGTTGCCCAGGACGGACGGCTTCAGCTGAACCTCCCAGCCCTGGTTCTTGCTGAACGGCTGGTCGAACTTCTTGAACGAGCAGTCGGAGCTGAACTGGCGCCGCTGCGGGTTCCAGTCCTTGCCGCTCTTGACGTACAGGGTGTAGCCGCCGCCGATCCGGTACACGGTCGCGGTCTTCTTGGACTGCACGTACATCATGATGTGCGGCTTGCCCGGCGCCCGGCCGGCGGTGACGATCGAGACGGCGACGTCCACGGCCGAGCCGTTCTTGACCCGCAGCGCGCCGGAGCCACCGGCGCCGGTCCGGATGATGACGTCGCCGTTGGACGGCCGGTTGCCGGTGGGCTCGGGGCCGAGGTCGGGCAGCGTCCGGCCGAAGACCAGGCCGAGAGTGCGCAGCTGGGTGACCGCGACGGACAGCGTGTTGACGAGCTGGCGTTGCAGCGCCTGGGAGACGAAAGCGAGTCCGCCGCAGCCGACGTTGCTGGTGTCGCCGGTGGCCAGCGAAGTACCCGCGGCCTTCAGCCGGAGTTGCAGCACCCGGTTGGCGGCGACGGCCCGCGCCGGTGGCTTGAGCGCTCCCAGTGCGGTGGACTCGGCGTTCAGGGTCTGCGCCAGGTTTTCCATCGCGGCGGTGAGGCTGTCCTCGGTCTTGACGGTGCCGAGGGCGTTGATGTCGCCGGCGATCCGCTGGTCCAGCCGGATCAGGGCGGTCTGGTACTGCGCCTGCGTCAGCGGCCCGGCCGGTGTCGTCGGCGTCGGAGTGGGGGTCGGCGTCGGCGTCGGCTCGGAGGTCGGCGCACTGGTGGGCTCCGTGGTCGTCGGTGCCGAAGACGTCGGGGTCACCTCCGCCAGCTTCCCCTCGTCACCCGAACCACCACAGCCGGCCAGCAGGACGGCAACGGCGACGCCGACCGAAACGGACAGAGTTCTGCGCATGAAAAAGCCCCCAGGCCTCGAAATTCCCCTTAGCGGCAAACCCTATGCGGCAAAGGCGTTTCCAGCGACCCCAATGACCGCTTCGTGTCAGACGGGCAGCGGCCCGGAACGGTTCCCGGTCAGCCGCGGGGCGCCGGCCGGACGAACGGGAAGGCGAGGGTGGCGCGGATGTTCTGGCCGGTCAGCATCATCATCACCCGGTCGACCCCGATCCCGAGCCCACCGGTCGGCGGCATCGCGTACTCCAGCGCGCTGAGGAAGTCCTCGTCCAGCGACATCGCCTCGGGGTCACCGGCCGCCGCCTTGAGCGACTGCTCGGTGAGCCGGCGCCGTTGCTCGACCGGGTCGACCAGCTCCGAGTACGCCGTACCGATCTCCGCGCCGAAGGCGACCAGGTCCCAGCGCTCGGCCAGTCGCGGATCGGTGCGGTGGGTGCGGGTCAGCGGTGACGTCTCCAGCGGGAAGTCGGTGTAGAAGGTCGGCAGGGTGGTGTTCGGCTCAACGAGTTCGTCGTACAGCTCGAGCACGAGTTCGCCCGCGGACAGGCCGAAACCGGCGTGCACCCCGTGGTCGGCGCACAGCTCGCGCAACCGCTCGATCGGCGTACCGGAGTCGATCGGTACGCTGGTCGCGCGGCCGACCGCGTCGTGCACGGTGATCACCGGCCAGTCGCCGGAGATGTCCAGCTCGCCGTCGGGCCGCTGCACCACCGGCTTGCCGAACACCGCGGTCGCGGCCTCGATCAGCAGCTCCCGGGTGAGCTCGCGCATCACGGTGTAGTCGGCGTACGGCTGGTAGGCCTCGACCGAGGTGAACTCCGGGTTGTGGGTCGCGTCGGCGCCCTCGTTGCGGAAGTTGCGGTTCAGCTCGAAGACCTTGCCCAGCCCGCCCACGCTGAGCCGCTTGAGGAACAACTCGGGTGCGATCCGCAGGAACAGGTCGGTGTCGTAGGCGTTGATGTGGGTGACGAACGGCCGGGCGTTGGCGCCGCCGTGCACCGCCTGCAGCATCGGCGTCTCGACCTCGATGAAGCCGCGCGACTCGAAGCCGTTGCGGAGCGCGCGGACCGCCGTACTGCGGTGCTGCATCATCTGCAGGGAGGCCGGGTTCATCACCAGGTCGAGGTGCCGCTGCCGAACCCGCGCCTCCGGGTCGGTGAAGCCCTTGCGCTTGTCCGGCAGGGGATGCAGGCACTTGGCCGCCATCGTCCAGCCGGTGGCCGCGATCGACAACTCACCACGACGGCTGGTGACGATCTCGCCGGTGACGCTGACGTGGTCGCCGATGTCGACCAGTCGCCGCCAGTTCTCCACGGCGTCCGCGCCGCAGGTGCCGGCGCCCAGCATCACCTGCAGGCAGTCCAGACCGTCCTGCAGCAGAGCGAAGGACAGCGCGCCGTGGTTGCGCATCCGCAGTACCCGGCCGGCGACCGAGGCCTGCTCACCGGTGTGGTGATCGGCCGGCAGGTTCTGGTGCAGGGCGCGGATCCGTTCCAGAGTTTCCGTCCGCGGCACCTCGACCGGATAGGGATCTATGCCCTTGGCAACTAGTTCGGTGAGCTTGGCGCGCCGGATCCGCTCCTGCTCGGTGAGCTTGCGATCCGGCAGCACCGGCCGCAGCAGCTCTTGTTCCTGTTCCTGCACGGAGATCGCGAACTGACCGTCGTCGGGCTCCATCACCGCGTGCCGCTCGGCCGTCTTGGTGCTGTCGACTCGCGTCCAGGGCCGCGGTGCGGGCAGGAAGCCCTCCGCGGTACCGGCGGCGAGAAGCACCATGGCCAGGGAGACGCCACGGGAGTAGCAGATCAGCCGGGGCGACCAGCGGGGCAGGTACTTCTCGTTGGACTGGTAGAGACTCTCCAGCTGCCAGAACCTCGACGCGGCGGTCAGCAGCGCGTTGGTGAGCCGCAGTACCGGACCGGCGCCGACGCGCTCGGCGTCGCTGAAGATCTCCCGGAACATGGCGAAGTTGAGCGAGATGTGGTGGACGCCGAGATCGCCGCAGGCCTCCACCAGGGCGTTGACCATGAACTCCATCAGGCCGTTCACGGACTCCGGATCGCGCCGCATCAGGTCGAGCGACACCCCGCGCAGACCCCAGGGCGCGAACGAGAGCAGGCCGCGGACGGTGCCGTCGGAGTCGCGCGCGATGACCATCACGCAGCGGGCGTCCGCCGGATCGCCGAGCCGGCCGAGTGCCATCGAGAAGCCCCGCTCGGTCTGCGCGCCACGCCACTTCTCGGCGAGCCGCACGTACTCCGCGAGAGTCTCGGGGGACAGGTCGCCGTGCCGGACCACCTCGGCGTGGTAGCCGGCGCGCTGGGCCCGGGTGACCGCCTGGCGGACCGGACGCATCGTGCGGCCTTCGAGGGTGAAGTCGGCGACGTCGATGATCGCCTCGTCGCCCATCGCGAGCGCGCGCAGACCGGCGTCGACGTACGCGCGGGCGGCTTCCTCGCTGGCCGACAGGACGGCGGGGGACCAGCCGTAGGTGCGGGCCTCGGCGAGCCAGCGCTGGATCGCGCCGGGCCAGGACGCCGGATCGCCGATCGGGTCGCCACTGGCGAGGCTGACCCCGTTGACCACCCGGTACGCGATGGCGGCCTCGCTGTCGGGGGAGAAGACCACGGCCTTGTCGCGGCGGGTGGCGAAGTAGCCGAGCGAGTCGCGTTCGCCGTACTCGAGAAGCAGCCGGCGGACGTGCAACTCCTCGGCCTGGCTGAGGTAGCGGACCCGGCGGACGGAGCGGAGGAAGATCGCGAAGGCGATCACCAGCGAGGCCGCCGAGATCGCACCGACGGTCAGGCCGACCCAGCCGTGCCCCTCGTGACCGCCCATCTTGCTGCGGCTCTGGCCGAGCGCGGCCATGATCGCCCAGCCGATCTTCTCCTTCTGGCCCTCCAGGGTCTTGGGGAAGACCTGGGTCAGGCTGATGCTGACCGCGATCGAGATCAGCAGCCCGGTGACCAGCGCGCCGACCGAGAGCCGGCGGGTACCAGGGGCCAGCCGGGCCGGGAAGGCGGCGCGGATCTTCCAGAGCAGCAGGACCAGGGCGGCCACCACGACCACCTGGGCGATGGCCAGCTCGAGGTCCTG encodes:
- a CDS encoding bifunctional polysaccharide deacetylase/glycosyltransferase family 2 protein, with the protein product MIRRRTHPPSARQVPLRTHWLVLTVCVVSLVAALLLNGYTQHLFGTAPDAEPPERTSFAQVPEQVSGGGPVIDASGAEIRTAAPKPKTIALTFDDGPDPVWTPKILDLLKEHDARATFFVVGVQVAEHQRLTRRIDAEGHQLGLHTFTHADLAALPNWRRSFELRQSQLILAGAAGVSTPLLRPPYSSRAEAVADEDWAGMRYARELGYLTVLTTQDSEDWRRLGVERILSSSRPVGDAGQILLVHDAGGDRSQTVAALAVLIPELKARGFRFETVSETVGIPQPVRAATLGERLRGLGMIAAIQLSGIVLLVLTWLLYLAGGLSLLRAAATVLAARRHSRTRAAAWPEPVTEPVTVVVPAFNESAGIEAAVRSLVASDHPLEVIVVDDGSTDGTADLVEALRLPGVRVIRQLNAGKPAALTRGIEEAAYELVVMVDGDTVFEPDAVRLLVQPFADPGIGAVSGNAKVGNRNGVLGRWQHIEYVVGFNLDRRLFDLGRCMPTVPGAIGAFRRTALLRAGGVSDDTLAEDTDLTMTLCRDGWRIVYEERAKAWTEAPSSLGSLWRQRYRWCYGTLQAMWKHRGALTQRGEAGRFGRRCLSFLLAFQVLLPLLAPVVDVFALYGLIFLDPLHVATLWLAFVSVQALTSLYAFRLDGESIGPLWSLPLQQFVYRQLMYLVVIQSVVTALAGSRLRWQRMERYGSLQVPAGRSR
- the lysX gene encoding bifunctional lysylphosphatidylglycerol synthetase/lysine--tRNA ligase LysX; the encoded protein is MSSEQVIPKWKQRAAVWVGRVVVLASIWSFVAIPLHLVAPSYVKWVDLAFDFFGIPAGHTFFSAVYLAVVGSALLRGKRAALLWVLWVFEVLWLLTAVAAVGFTSIRLANPSDPELLREFGEAKPQDLELAIAQVVVVAALVLLLWKIRAAFPARLAPGTRRLSVGALVTGLLISIAVSISLTQVFPKTLEGQKEKIGWAIMAALGQSRSKMGGHEGHGWVGLTVGAISAASLVIAFAIFLRSVRRVRYLSQAEELHVRRLLLEYGERDSLGYFATRRDKAVVFSPDSEAAIAYRVVNGVSLASGDPIGDPASWPGAIQRWLAEARTYGWSPAVLSASEEAARAYVDAGLRALAMGDEAIIDVADFTLEGRTMRPVRQAVTRAQRAGYHAEVVRHGDLSPETLAEYVRLAEKWRGAQTERGFSMALGRLGDPADARCVMVIARDSDGTVRGLLSFAPWGLRGVSLDLMRRDPESVNGLMEFMVNALVEACGDLGVHHISLNFAMFREIFSDAERVGAGPVLRLTNALLTAASRFWQLESLYQSNEKYLPRWSPRLICYSRGVSLAMVLLAAGTAEGFLPAPRPWTRVDSTKTAERHAVMEPDDGQFAISVQEQEQELLRPVLPDRKLTEQERIRRAKLTELVAKGIDPYPVEVPRTETLERIRALHQNLPADHHTGEQASVAGRVLRMRNHGALSFALLQDGLDCLQVMLGAGTCGADAVENWRRLVDIGDHVSVTGEIVTSRRGELSIAATGWTMAAKCLHPLPDKRKGFTDPEARVRQRHLDLVMNPASLQMMQHRSTAVRALRNGFESRGFIEVETPMLQAVHGGANARPFVTHINAYDTDLFLRIAPELFLKRLSVGGLGKVFELNRNFRNEGADATHNPEFTSVEAYQPYADYTVMRELTRELLIEAATAVFGKPVVQRPDGELDISGDWPVITVHDAVGRATSVPIDSGTPIERLRELCADHGVHAGFGLSAGELVLELYDELVEPNTTLPTFYTDFPLETSPLTRTHRTDPRLAERWDLVAFGAEIGTAYSELVDPVEQRRRLTEQSLKAAAGDPEAMSLDEDFLSALEYAMPPTGGLGIGVDRVMMMLTGQNIRATLAFPFVRPAPRG